A region from the Ctenopharyngodon idella isolate HZGC_01 chromosome 13, HZGC01, whole genome shotgun sequence genome encodes:
- the LOC127525351 gene encoding tripartite motif-containing protein 72-like: MDAQEEELKCPVCVEPFTDLVRLPCGHNFCQTCIRVVWNMDDPKTSREGPLFCPECQILLPSDLKLEINSDLQRKVQDVFSRAPSLEGSSRMSHSIIMCDQCIGKTEVAVKSCLTCDASLCSAHTLLHQQREALRGHSLIEVTEDLISFKCKEHGEELKLFCQEDQTTVCCLCIALGAHKNHQAVTLQKACSEFKEVLEANKLLLLQRKHLAESAIKDLEPLFSEVSENAEAYRLRIVEKYNKIKAQIEEDQKLMLAILETEEFYTKKWLRWRNESLECHVKDINAALTSSQSLLEEENDILFLQHLKNHRLGSQVELPLVSVIEHEYSSTDKMKTVEQLVDNLDEVVFQNTQRLWSSLRAVSLDPETAHPQLEVSADKLEVHWSKKSIPERKRKTNISSQYSVQVKERFSSGSHYWEVAVWKKPYWLIGLSYGSATRGQDFEHLNSDFNNVFCYIYHGNGKYLVCQDSNEKSLAVSKTIQKLGVWVDISKGVVSFYDGDTLTLLHSFRVEFSGPFCPIFNPCIDINGQNSQPLSIVHLRNKNIS, translated from the exons ATGGACGCTCAAGAAGAAGAActaaaatgtcctgtttgtgtagagccctttacAGACCTTGTACGCCTTCCATGTGGGCACAACTTCTGTCAAACCTGCATCCGAGTGGTCTGGAACATGGATGACCCCAAAACATCTAGAGAAGGGCCACTGTTCTGTCCGGAGTGTCAGATCCTCCTTCCTTCTGACCTTAAGCTTGAGATCAACTCAGATCTTCAAAGGAAAGTTCAGGATGTCTTTTCAAGAGCACCTTCGCTGGAAGGATCATCTCGTATGTCACACTCCATTATCATGTGTGATCAGTGCATTGGGAAGACTGAGGTGGCTGTAAAGAGCTGCCTCACCTGCGACGCCTCCCTGTGCTCTGCTCACACTCTCCTGCACCAGCAGAGAGAGGCTTTAAGAGGGCACTCTCTCATCGAAGTGACAGAGGACTTGATTTCCTTCAAGTGTAAGGAGCATGGGGAGGAGCTGAAACTATTCTGTCAGGAGGACCAGACTACTGTGTGTTGTCTGTGCATTGCGCTTGGGGCACACAAAAACCACCAAGCTGTTACGCTTCAAAAGGCATGCTCAGAATTCAAG GAGGTGTTGGAGGCCAACAAATTACTTCTTCTACAGAGGAAACATTTAGCTGAGTCTGCTATAAAAGATTTGGAGCCATTATTTTCAGAGGTGTCG GAAAACGCAGAAGCATACAGACTCAGAATAGTTGAGAAATACAACAAGATAAAAGCCCAGATTGAGGAGGATCAGAAGCTGATGTTGGCCATTCTGGAAACAGAAGAATTTTACACCAAGAAGTGGCTGAGATGGAGAAATGAGTCACTGGAGTGTCATGTTAAAGATATTAATGCTGCCCTAACATCAAGCCAATCTCTCCTAGAGGAAGAAAATGACATCTTATTTCTTCAG catctcaAAAATCATAGACTTGG GTCCCAGGTGGAATTGCCACTTGTGTCTGTGATAGAGCACGAGTACAGCAGCACAGACAAGATGAAGACAGTCGAGCAGCTGGTTGATAACTTAGATGAAGTTGTCTTTCAGAACACTCAGCGGCTGTGGTCTA GTCTCAGAGCAGTAAGTTTAGACCCAGAGACGGCACACCCACAGTTAGAGGTCTCGGCAGACAAGCTGGAGGTACACTGGAGTAAGAAATCAATCCCAGAAAGGAAACGGAAAACAAACATCAGCTCTCAGTACAGCGTCCAGGTCAAGGAGAGATTCTCCAGCGGCTCCCACTACTGGGAGGTGGCCGTCTGGAAGAAACCCTATTGGTTGATTGGCCTGTCATATGGGTCAGCTACCAGAGGTCAGGATTTTGAGCATCTCAACAGTGACTTTAACAATGTGTTCTGCTACATCTATCATGGTAATGGGAAATATCTTGTTTGTCAGGACTCAAATGAAAAGTCCCTGGCAGTGAGCAAAACAATCCAAAAACTTGGAGTTTGGGTAGATATCTCGAAAGGAGTCGTGTCTTTTTATGATGGAGATACGCTAACTTTGCTCCACTCATTCCGCGTTGAGTTTTCTGGCCCATTCTGTCCCATTTTTAATCCTTGTATTGACATAAATGGCCAAAACAGTCAGCCTCTTTCCATTGTCCATCTacgaaacaaaaatatttcGTAA